From Vanacampus margaritifer isolate UIUO_Vmar chromosome 8, RoL_Vmar_1.0, whole genome shotgun sequence, a single genomic window includes:
- the glt8d1 gene encoding glycosyltransferase 8 domain-containing protein 1, with protein MRKVNVVILVLLAVAFLIIIQRNLLSLSDFLHKEITHTGAILPFEAELPPDLRVDFERQGDEIPVVMTAAEERLGAVVAAMHSIYQNTKANVVFTIVTMNDTADHLKMWLSVPSLKSIKYKMVPFKPELLVGKVAKHPETMDATKPLTFARYYLPLYLPEVEKAIYLDDDIIVQGDIKELYETSLKSGHAAAFSDDCESASAKGVVRGAGTQNNYIGFLDFKKEAIKQLGMRANTCSFNPGVLVANLTEWKNMNITGQLEHWMELNTREDLYSKTLAESITTPPLLIVFYKRHSALDPMWHVRHLGTTGAGNRYSPQFVKAAKLLHWNGHYKPWGRTSAFTDVWDRWFIPDPAEKFHPVRKHAADK; from the exons ATGAGGAAAG TAAACGTGGTCATCCTTGTGCTACTTGCTGTGGCTTTCCTGATTATAATTCAACGGAATCTCCTCAGCCTCAGTGACTTTTTACACAAAGAAATAACAC ATACTGGGGCCATTCTTCCCTTTGAGGCGGAATTGCCTCCAGACCTTCGGGTGGATTTTGAGAGGCAAGGAGACGAAATCCCTGTGGTCATGACTGCTGCTGAGGAGAGGCTTGGTGCCGTCGTGGCTGCCATGCACAGCATCTACCAGAACACTAAAGCCAATGTTGTTTTCACAATTGTCACCATGAACGACACAGCTGATCACTTAAA GATGTGGTTGAGTGTGCCGAGTCTAAAAAGCATCAAATATAAAATGGTTCCTTTCAAGCCTGAGCTGCTGGTTGGCAAGGTAGCAAAACATCCTGAGACGATGGATGCTACAAAACCG CTTACCTTTGCCAGATATTATCTGCCTTTATACCTGCCTGAGGTGGAGAAAGCCATCTATTTGGATGATGATATTATTGTGCAAG GGGATATTAAAGAGCTTTATGAAACAAGTTTAAAATCTGGACATGCAGCAGCCTTCTCTGATGACTGCGAGTCGGCATCTGCCAAAGGTGTTGTTCGAGGGGCCGGAACTCAG aATAACTACATAGGTTTCCTGGATTTTAAAAAGGAGGCTATTAAACAATTAGGCATGAGAGCCAACACATGCTCATTCAACCCAGGAGTCCTGGTTGCCAACCTGACTGAGTGGAAGAACATGAACATTACTGGTCAGCTGGAGCACTGGATGGAGCTCAACACACG GGAGGATTTGTACAGCAAGACATTAGCTGAGAGTATCACCACCCCCCCACTTCTTATTGTTTTTTACAAGCGTCACTCGGCGCTTGACCCCATGTGGCACGTTCGGCACCTTG gtACTACTGGTGCTGGAAACCGCTACTCGCCACAATTTGTCAAAGCAGCTAAACTCCTTCACTGGAACGGACACTATAAGCCTTGGGGGAGGACGTCCGCCTTCACCGACGTGTGGGACAGGTGGTTCATTCCGGACCCCGCGGAAAAGTTTCATCCTGTGCGGAAACACGCGGCGgacaaataa